The genomic stretch GGGCGCGCATCCGAGCCTGGTGCGGCTGGGGAATCCGGGCGCGGGGACGCCGGTCGATCGAGCGACGGGAACGCCAACCCCCGTCAGGGAAGAAGGAATGGTCCGTTCTTGCCTGGCAGCGCCCAGCGTCTCCCGAGGCGGTCAACCCATCCGGTTCCGGGTGGATCTGGGAAACACTTCCCGTCTTCATCTGACCATCCTGGCCATCACCGGGGAGACCGTTCGTCAGATCCAGGCGCAGGGAAACCAAGGGGAGAATTCATTGGATTGGGACCTACGGAACGACCAGGGCGGCACCGTGGCCAGCGGTCTTTATCTGTACTACTTGGAAATGGATAATGGCCCGGCGAATGAGATCCATTCGGGAAAATTAGCGGTCATCCGTTAAACCCAACCCGCCTGGGAGCCTTATCCTCGTTTGATTTTGGGCCCCTTTTTAGTAAGATACCCCCTCGCCAAGGCTATATATAAGAAGGAATTCCGCAAGAACCTGGAGGAATCCATGTCCTACTACTCGACCCCCTACGTGTTCGTTTACGACGTCTTCTTGAAGGACGCCGTCAAACACGTGAAGATCGCCCCTTACGTGAAAACCTGGTCCCAGGCCTCCATGCCCGGCAAGCTCTACCAGCTCCCGACGGGCCTGCCCATCGTGGTCGAAGAGGACCCCAACTCCAAGGTCTACGGCGAAGTGATGACCTTCGACGCCATGGACGAGGTCATGCGGATCATCGAATCCCAGGAGGGCTTCCGCGAGGAAGACCCCCAGAACAGCCGCCTTTTGCGGGAGATCCGCGAAGTGACCCTGATCCCCTCGGGCGAGAAGGTGAACGCCCTGGTCTTCCTGTTCCCCAAGGAAAAGTTCAACGCCAAGGACATGTACGCCGTCCACGCCCACGGCGGCGACTGGCGCAAGTTCGTGATGATGCCCCGCTTCGACGGCTATCAGCACTGATCAACAAGAATTCACAATTAAGAATTCTGAATTTTGAATGACGGAAGGCCCGGTCCCCGGGCCTTTTTCTTTTAAAACCCGAATAAATCACGCCCCGCCAAGCCGTCGAAAACCTGTCCGCCCCCTTTCCGAACATGATGGTAGAATTAGCGTTAAACGTCCTGAGGGCGTTCGCCTTATTCCGGGTCAAATAAGGGTTCTTTTTGTATCGAGCAACACCACTCAAATCCATTTCGGGTCAACCGGTCAAGCGTGTCCTTATGGGGGCCGCGCTGTCCCTTCTATTCCTATTGGGGGCCGGGACCGCCCAGGCCCAGACCTTTTACGGGAACCAATCCATGGTTTCCGCGGCGAGCAACTTTCCCGTCACCAGCGCCGGCGTCACCTTCGACGCCCGTTTCACCATGCCTTCCCCCACCCGCAACCTTTCAAGCGTCCAGTTCGCGGGTTCCCTGGTGGGGACCAGCCCCACCTACCAGATCATCGTCTATCAGGACGACGGCACGGCCAACCACTTTCACAGCGCCACCCAAGCCGGTATCGGGATCAACACGCCTTTCTCGGGCAGTTATTATTCCGGCCAGCCCAAGTTCAATTTTGGTTCCCCCTTCACCCTGACCGCCGGCCAGATCTATCACATCGTGGTCAACTACCTGACGGGAACCGTCGACGCCGCCGATTATTTCGCCCCCGGTTATTCCACGCCGAACTTCCAATACATCCCCGCCACCCAGGCCTTGGACCCCTATTTCAACGCCCTGAGCTATAGCGGCGGCGCCTGGACCACCATCGGAGGATCCCCCGCCTTCATCCTGGGTTTCACGGACGGCTCCGTTTACGGGGACCCTTGGGATACCTATAACCTGCCCAATGCCTATGGGAGCGGCGTGACCGCCAACTACGCCGGCGAGGTCTTCCAGGTGAGCGCGGGGGATGTCTACACCAGCCAGGTGGGGGTCTGGGCCTTCAAGACCGGGAGCCCCGCGGACAACCTTTACTTCACGCTGGAGGACCAGACCATGGGTGTGACCCTTTCCCAGGGGATCTTCGCCCAAGCGGCCTCGGTCCCCGGGACGGCCGCATGGGTCACGGGCAACTTCAACGGCACCCTGCGCCTCCAGAACGGCCATACCTTCCGCCTTTGGTTCAGCTCGCCCGGGGCCAACGCCACCAATTATTATTCTTTCCCGGGCGGGGCCACGACCTCCGCGCCCGCGTCCTTGAGCTACGATTCCGCCAATTCCTACCTGACCAATTCGGGTTCTGGCGGTGGTTTTTGGACGGGCCCTTCGGCGTCGGACATGGGCTTCCGCTTCAACGTGGTCGCGGCCCCCACGGCGACCCCCACCCCCTTGTCCAATCCCTTCTTCGGCAACCAGAGCTTGGGCCAGCCGGTCCAGACCGCCTTCCCGCTGAATTCCGCCGCCAAACGCTTCGACTACCGCTTCACCCTGCGGGGTTCCCGGACGGTCAAGACCCTCTATATCCCCGGGTTGGCCACGGGAAGCCCCGTGACCTATACGGTGGGCCTGCAGCAGGACGACGGGACGGGCAAGCCGAACGGGACCTGGATCTCCTATAACAATGTCGGGCTGGGGAACAACTTCACCAACAACACCGTCCCCATCCCGCCGGCGCCCCTGGTGGACGGGACGGTCTATCACCTGGTCATCCAGTGGTCCACCATCGGGCTCACCCCCGGGACCAGCTTCTTCTCCCCTGGTTACGGGGACATCCACTACAACTACGTCCCGGTCGATCAATTCCAGGACCCCCAACTGAACGTGCTCTCGGACAGCGGCGGCGGCTGGACGGTGGGGATCAGCGCCCTCAACAAGACGCCCTTCTTCGTGGTGGGAGATCTTTTGGGGAACACCTACGGGGTGCCCTTCGACACCTATGGGGTCGGCTACATCAACGGGAACGGCACCCTGCCGACCACCGACGACAATTCGGTCGCCGAACAGTTCCGGGTCACCGCGCCCACCCCGATCCAGGTGGACAAGGTGGGGGTCTGGGCCTCCTGGAACGGCACCCAACCGGCGGACAACCTCTATTACCGGCTGGAAGACCTGACCCAGGGGGTCACCCTGGACCAGGGCCTGCTGGCCAAGCCTTCGGGCTATTCCACCACCTCGACCTGGATCGAGACCAAGCTCGCCTTCCCCGTCATCCTGCTCCCCACGGACAATTACCGGGTCTCCTTCCGGAGCCCGGGTTCATCGAGCAACGGCTGGCTCATCACCCTATCGGCCATGACCATCGGGGCGGTCCTGAACTCCAGCTTCGACGGGACCAATTCCTACTATCAATTCACCTCCACCGGGGACACGGGTTTCCTGTCCTCCAGCGGTTACGACGTGAACTTCCGGTTCCAGCTCAACACCTCGCCCACCCCCACCCCGACCCTGACCCCCACCATCACCCCCACGCCCCAGCCGGGGGTGGGGACGAGTTGGAGCCAGGACAGCTCGGGGCCCTTCTTCAACGCCCATTTCATGCACAGCTCGGTCGAGTTCCCCTTCCTGGGGTCGCCCGCCATCTGGGTGATCGGCGGTCAATCCAGCGGGGGGGTGACCAACGACACCTGGTATTCCCTCAACGGGCTCGCCTGGACCCTGGCCAACGCCAACTGCGCCTTCCCCGCCCGCTCCAACCAGACCAGCGTTGTGTTCCAGGGGAAGATGTGGGTGATCGGCGGCTACAACGGTTCGAGCTACCTGAACGACGTGTGGAATTCCCCCAATGGGATCACCTGGAACCAGGTCACCCAGGTGACGCCCTTCACGATCCGGGGTTACCACGCCAGCGTGGTCTACAACAACCGCATCTGGGTGATCGGGGGGGCCGGCGGCTCCAACCTGAACGACGTCTGGTGCTCCAGCGACGGGGCCAACTGGACCCAGGTGACCGCGGCGGCGGCCTGGACGGCGCGCAACGCGCCCGCGGTGTCGGTCTTCGACGCCGGGACCGGCCCCCGGATGTGGCTGACCGGCGGTTTCAACGGGACGGCCGCCCTGAACGACGTCTGGTCCAGTTCCGACGGGGCCAACTGGATCCAGGCCACGGCCAACGCCGCCTTCCCGGCCCGCTATGCCCATGCCAGCCTGGTCTATAACCACCAATTGTGGGTCCTGGGCGGGTACGGGGGAACTTACCTCACGGACGTCTGGTCCAGTCCGGACGGGGTGAACTGGAACCAAGCCACGTCCAACGCCTTCACGCCCCGGGCCTACCACACCGGCCTGGTCTTCAACAACACGATGTGGGCCGTCGGCGGGTCCAACGGGTCGCCGGTCAGTGAGGTCTGGTATTCGCCCTCGCCCCCGCCCATCTCCTGGTTCTATAACAGCTATGTTTATCAAAGCGGCGGTTCCAGCAACGCGGGCATTTGGCAGACCGTGAACAACACCGCGGAGACCACCGACGCGGTCACCCTCAGTTATTCGGGGGGGTCGATCCCGCTTCCTTACAATTCGACCGTGAACATCGGCGGCGTCGATTACGCCAAGTACTCGAACCTGGTCAATTTCCCCTACACACCGGGCCAGGCCTATACCATCACCAGCATCACATCCCAGGGGACCGCCGTGGGCTACGGGACCGCCCCGGGAGGGTTCAGCTACGCGGCGGATGGGACCGGCGTGACCTGGACCAATAATGGCAACGTCAGTTCATCCATCCAGGTCCTGGACCCGGGCAGCACCTCGGTCTTCACGAACAACGGGAGCGGTATCTCGCCCGTCGCCATTCCCGGGTCCACCTATACCGGTTACGGGGTCTACACGATCAACTCCACCGTCACGAGCAAGGGGACCTTGACGGCGAACCTGGACGCCGCCTCCCAACTGCTGGTCTACCAGATCGACAGCCATCCCTATAATTACGCGGCCCCCACCGGCACCCCCACCTCCACAGGGACCTCGACCGCCACCTTCACGATCACCAATACCCCCAGCTCGACCCCCAGCCATACGCCGAGCGCAACGCCCAGCCCTACAGCGACGAACACGGCCACGGCGACCCCGACCCAAACAGCCACCCCCCAACCGCCTACCCTCCAGTTCTCCACGGCGTCCGGGAACCCCTCGGGTGGGTCCGTGGCGCCCCCCCAGACCGACCTGCCGGTCCTTGAGTTCAAGATCGCGGAAACGACGGGGAACCAGGGGGCAACGGTGGCCGCGGTCAACATCTGGGCCACCGGGACAGGGAACGATGGAACGGCCAATATCGCGTTGCTCAAGCTTTGGCGCGATAACGGGGACGGCGTTTTCAATTCCCTGACCGACTCGCAGGTGGGTTCGGTCCGGACTTATTCGGGGGACGATGGGGTGGCCAATTTCCCAATGGGAGAATTCATCCCCGCGTCCGGGGCGGTCAGCTATTTCATCACCTACAACTTCACCGCCGGAGCGGTCCCGGGAAGCTATCAGGCTTCGATCCAGGCGACGGGCGATGTGACGGCCAATGGCAGCCAAACGGGGGACATCGCGAGCCTGTCGGGAAGCTTCCCTGTCGCCGGCGGGGTCTTCACGATCCAGGCTCCGACACCGACGAACACACCCACGAACACCCCGACCACGACGCCCTCCCTCACCGCCACGGCTTCCCCAACGCCCACCGCCACCTCGACGGCCACGAACAGCGCTACGGACACCCCGACGGCGACTTCGACCGCCACGAACACGGCCACTTCCACCGCCACGAACACCGCTACCTCGACGGCGACGGACACGGCCACGAATACCGCCACTGCCACGGCCACCCGGACGCCCACGGATACGGCCACGAACAGCGCTACGGCCACCGCCACGAACACCGCCACCTCGACGGCGACGGACACGGCCACGAATACCGCCACCGCCACGGCCACCCGGACGCCCACGGATACGGCCACGAACAGCGCTACGGATACCGCCACGAAAACGGCCACCTTCACCCCCTCGAGCACCTACACCCATACGCCGATCTTCACCAGTACGCCCACTTCCACGCCCAGCCGTACGGGCACGAACACCGCCACCCATACTCCGACGGATTCAGTGACGGCAACGCCGTCCTTCACCGC from bacterium encodes the following:
- a CDS encoding gamma-glutamylcyclotransferase, whose translation is MSYYSTPYVFVYDVFLKDAVKHVKIAPYVKTWSQASMPGKLYQLPTGLPIVVEEDPNSKVYGEVMTFDAMDEVMRIIESQEGFREEDPQNSRLLREIREVTLIPSGEKVNALVFLFPKEKFNAKDMYAVHAHGGDWRKFVMMPRFDGYQH